One region of Candidatus Poribacteria bacterium genomic DNA includes:
- a CDS encoding cupin domain-containing protein, translating into MKRSIFEDIYTWGVFSPERQIDFNGHLWVRSDGNILIDPVPISEDDREHLTALGGAKSIVLTNADHEREAAAFQEWTGADVIVHEADADALNITPTRTVQDREAIVPGLHAIHLRHGKSPGEIALYFPEKQTVLFGDLVVGEPMGALTLLADSKLSDPPKAALELRKILALRFNTILVGDGHSIFKDARQHLVDCLQARRDIYINRIHIDEIEWQYKNAPHPYDFEDKDIDPLIGGKNLGYRVIRLQPDKMSFPMHFHNFGEEMCYVMEGSCTLKTPRGDVEVTEGDFIAFPPGTIGAHKFLNSSDAPVTLFILGTTTPHDVSEYPDSNKVLPYVVGKIYRKDPSLSYWDGEV; encoded by the coding sequence ATGAAACGTTCGATTTTTGAAGATATATACACTTGGGGGGTTTTTAGTCCAGAGCGACAGATAGATTTTAACGGACATTTGTGGGTGCGCTCGGACGGAAATATTCTGATAGATCCGGTCCCAATCTCTGAGGATGATCGAGAGCACCTGACCGCACTTGGCGGCGCAAAATCAATTGTGCTGACCAATGCCGATCATGAACGCGAAGCTGCTGCGTTTCAAGAATGGACAGGGGCCGATGTGATTGTGCATGAAGCCGATGCGGATGCGTTGAACATCACACCGACTCGAACGGTTCAGGACCGTGAGGCGATTGTGCCGGGCTTACACGCCATTCATCTCAGACACGGGAAAAGTCCGGGTGAAATCGCCCTTTATTTTCCAGAGAAACAGACCGTCTTGTTCGGAGACCTCGTAGTGGGTGAACCGATGGGAGCACTGACACTACTTGCCGATAGTAAACTGAGTGATCCGCCGAAAGCAGCACTTGAACTCCGCAAAATTTTAGCACTCCGCTTCAATACGATTCTCGTCGGTGACGGTCACTCTATCTTTAAAGACGCACGCCAACACCTCGTTGATTGCCTGCAAGCGCGTCGAGATATCTATATCAACCGAATCCATATTGATGAAATAGAGTGGCAATATAAAAACGCCCCTCATCCTTACGACTTCGAGGACAAAGACATTGATCCACTCATCGGTGGCAAAAATTTGGGATACCGCGTGATCCGTCTCCAACCGGATAAGATGAGTTTCCCCATGCATTTCCACAACTTCGGCGAGGAGATGTGCTATGTGATGGAAGGCTCCTGTACACTCAAGACCCCACGAGGCGATGTGGAAGTAACGGAAGGTGATTTCATCGCCTTTCCGCCGGGCACAATTGGCGCACATAAGTTTTTGAATAGCAGCGATGCCCCAGTCACGCTATTCATTCTCGGTACGACTACACCACACGACGTAAGCGAATATCCTGATTCCAATAAAGTACTACCTTACGTCGTCGGAAAGATTTACCGTAAAGATCCGAGTCTGAGTTATTGGGACGGCGAAGTCTAA
- a CDS encoding cysteine desulfurase family protein: MNNIIYMDNHATTPVAPEVLEAMLPYLTTHFGNASSTHPFGLAAKNAVDQARHQVAELLGCSAEEIIFTSGATESDNLAVRGIAYAFKEKGNHIITSAAEHHAILDTCHALAAEGFKTTYLPVDKYGRVSPDDVAAAITPKTILMSFMYANNEVGTINPITDIAAVAAKHDVLFHSDAVQGIGQLPSNMTALGLDLASLTAHKIYGPKGIGALYVRRNCSQPRSLFYGGGQEEGVRPGTLNVPGIVGLGAACELSKKYMEMGKSRVATLRDALHQKLGIHLDDLHLNGHPEQRLPGNLNLCFAGVQSHALLMGLKSAAVSTGSACDSESVKASHVLVAMGVPNELALTAVRFGLGRYNTAEEVGIVADEVIKVVNRLRALAPE, from the coding sequence ATGAATAACATTATCTACATGGACAATCACGCCACAACACCGGTTGCACCCGAAGTGTTAGAGGCAATGCTGCCTTACCTTACCACGCATTTCGGTAACGCCTCCAGCACACACCCGTTTGGTCTTGCTGCAAAGAACGCAGTAGACCAGGCGCGCCATCAGGTCGCTGAATTACTCGGTTGTTCAGCAGAAGAGATTATCTTCACCAGTGGCGCGACCGAGTCGGACAATCTCGCTGTCAGAGGAATCGCCTACGCCTTTAAAGAAAAGGGTAACCACATCATTACAAGTGCCGCCGAGCATCACGCAATCCTTGATACCTGCCACGCTTTGGCAGCAGAAGGGTTCAAAACGACATATCTTCCGGTGGACAAGTATGGGAGGGTAAGTCCTGACGATGTTGCAGCCGCGATAACCCCAAAGACCATTTTGATGAGTTTCATGTATGCGAATAACGAAGTCGGCACGATAAATCCTATTACCGACATTGCCGCTGTTGCTGCCAAACATGACGTGCTTTTTCATTCAGACGCTGTGCAGGGAATCGGACAGCTGCCCTCGAATATGACGGCACTCGGCTTAGATCTCGCATCTCTGACGGCACATAAAATTTACGGTCCCAAGGGTATCGGCGCGCTTTACGTCCGGAGAAACTGTTCTCAACCGCGTTCGCTTTTCTATGGTGGTGGTCAGGAGGAGGGTGTTCGTCCGGGTACCTTGAATGTCCCCGGAATCGTCGGCTTAGGAGCAGCGTGTGAACTTTCTAAAAAATATATGGAGATGGGAAAAAGTCGTGTGGCAACCTTACGCGACGCACTCCATCAGAAATTAGGCATACACTTGGATGATCTTCACCTCAACGGGCATCCGGAACAGCGTCTGCCCGGCAATTTGAATCTTTGCTTTGCGGGTGTACAGAGCCATGCTTTGCTGATGGGGCTTAAAAGTGCAGCAGTATCAACTGGATCTGCATGTGATTCGGAGTCGGTGAAAGCATCACATGTCTTGGTTGCAATGGGGGTTCCGAACGAACTGGCGTTGACTGCTGTCCGTTTCGGTTTAGGACGCTACAACACTGCTGAAGAGGTTGGCATCGTTGCTGATGAAGTCATAAAAGTCGTCAATCGGTTGCGGGCATTGGCACCTGAATAG
- a CDS encoding Gfo/Idh/MocA family oxidoreductase has product MYKSAILGCRGRARGHARAYEHVKGGKLAAICDMKEDLLNDFGDEFGIDARYTDLDEMLSKEKPDLLHIVTAPVLRGSNERIRYPLMNQASEHGVPAAIVEKPIAVESEDWRQISELAEHTKTKFVVNTQLNFHPQNLALKRDVAEGKIGAIKFIEASARNPPVDQAPHVLQLVSSYIDNSQPVKVQGQISGTGQLDSAQPSPANATALVTYANGVQTSVAFGPEMAPRVLPDTGNNRHKRVCVFGEQGFVHWRFESWERHLPGSGYEGGDLNYGAQDVIAQGGLTDAVFEWLDDESKVHPTHLKQSLAEFNLLLGIYYSGLTNTVVELPFDPPDGMIDMFRERL; this is encoded by the coding sequence ATGTATAAAAGCGCGATATTGGGATGCCGCGGCCGTGCACGTGGACACGCACGCGCCTACGAACACGTCAAGGGCGGGAAACTCGCCGCGATCTGCGACATGAAAGAAGACCTACTCAACGATTTCGGTGATGAATTTGGCATTGACGCTCGCTACACCGATCTCGATGAGATGCTTTCAAAAGAAAAACCGGATCTGCTACACATCGTTACCGCACCGGTGCTACGCGGTAGCAATGAACGTATCCGCTATCCGCTAATGAACCAGGCTTCTGAACACGGTGTACCTGCAGCAATCGTCGAAAAACCGATCGCCGTTGAAAGCGAAGATTGGCGGCAGATATCCGAGCTTGCCGAACATACTAAAACGAAGTTCGTTGTCAATACACAACTCAATTTCCATCCGCAGAACCTCGCCCTCAAGCGTGATGTCGCGGAAGGTAAAATCGGTGCGATTAAATTTATTGAGGCAAGCGCGCGTAATCCTCCCGTTGACCAAGCACCACACGTCCTACAACTCGTGTCGTCCTATATTGACAACTCACAGCCCGTGAAGGTCCAAGGGCAAATTTCGGGGACAGGACAACTCGATTCTGCGCAACCCTCACCCGCAAACGCTACCGCTTTGGTTACTTACGCAAATGGCGTGCAAACCTCCGTTGCGTTCGGGCCGGAGATGGCACCACGCGTGCTTCCTGACACTGGAAATAACCGACATAAGCGCGTGTGTGTGTTCGGTGAACAAGGGTTTGTCCATTGGCGGTTTGAGAGTTGGGAACGGCATCTACCGGGAAGTGGATATGAAGGCGGCGACCTGAACTACGGCGCGCAGGATGTCATCGCCCAGGGTGGACTCACGGACGCGGTTTTTGAGTGGCTTGACGACGAAAGTAAAGTGCATCCGACACATCTCAAGCAATCTCTCGCCGAATTCAACCTGCTTTTGGGAATTTATTATAGCGGTCTGACAAACACCGTCGTTGAATTGCCGTTCGATCCACCAGATGGAATGATTGACATGTTCAGAGAACGGCTTTAG